One genomic region from Spirosoma sp. KCTC 42546 encodes:
- a CDS encoding DUF5689 domain-containing protein produces the protein MFKQLLFVLAFLLVTNTLLAQVSLTGTSYTETFDGLGSSLPSSWSIYTGATSTTLGNTATYVSATTAWTSTTGNFRNVASGDLGAGSTNTQQNASTDRAIAIRQTGSLGDPGAAFGVKLANTTGLQDFKLSLKLQSLDPSSARTTIWAVQYGLGDSPTSFTTVATQAIGGSTFSNNTVNYEFGFALDNIGQAVWIRVVALTASTGSGSRPTTGLDDFSLSYSPLNNDPRIAVSAVSLPGMTYTAGETPTSSTTFTVAGKNLSPATPVVVSPSANFEVSTSSSSGFTASPLSLTPAGDGSVNQPIYTRLAAGLAAGPYSGTITVNTTEVASSKSVAVSGTVYPAGATGPCGISNPISTIRAATDGVVFKATGRVTSILTTNIYIQDATGGILLYTGTGTTIEIPELSVGDEIQVAGELATYQTDKELKNFTGCFVKTSAANEIPTSTTVSTATLCNHKGELVTLPSVSIVTPAGTTLSGNTTYTLSDGTQLRIQNGTDLVGATRPSGAVDITGVVSQFNNVCQILPRSTADVPGATANTASCPEVGTGGTAVSLDNTLDIVWWNVEWLGNTGFGPTNEVQQQANVQQQLQAMNQDIYCLEEITDLSKLDAIVATLNTNTGKSYTYTCGANPSRTPAIYYSHWFDIPEVPSDPTTYAQKVCFVYNTAIVTNVSASQILDFPASLSASAWASNRFPLLMSCDVTINGIKKPLKLVGLHAKSGSDASSYSRRIADFNSLKSYLDTTYPTDNVLIMGDYNDDVDQSIYIDATTSTTNITSFSALSTSPDYTVITRQLSNCNISSTASYPDIIDHLTISNEISTNGAFPASGIQYVQNSVKAIRPITGGTTTSDHFPVTARFLFAATDLTPTIDLPQASFSENATNNFVATIAEVGGVFSSTGNTTITISVPAGYTIGYDNTLTSINVTDGTANPVAVDNTKWSVTNNASDIQLTLAIAAGQSIAANGKSVLGFSVTRTSANTGSASNIVLNISDDASQTYDGNLLNNVYSRIISGL, from the coding sequence ATGTTTAAACAACTACTCTTCGTTCTGGCTTTTCTTCTGGTAACGAACACGTTACTGGCACAGGTATCACTAACGGGTACATCGTACACCGAAACATTTGATGGCCTCGGCTCAAGCCTTCCCTCTAGCTGGTCTATTTACACAGGTGCGACTAGTACAACACTAGGAAATACAGCGACTTACGTTTCTGCTACAACAGCATGGACGTCAACAACTGGTAACTTCAGAAATGTAGCATCAGGAGATTTAGGTGCTGGTTCAACTAACACACAGCAAAATGCATCAACAGACAGAGCTATAGCTATTAGGCAGACAGGTTCATTAGGTGACCCTGGTGCAGCCTTTGGTGTTAAACTCGCCAATACTACTGGCTTACAAGACTTTAAACTTTCCTTAAAACTCCAATCGCTTGATCCTTCATCTGCAAGAACAACTATCTGGGCTGTTCAGTATGGACTAGGTGATTCGCCGACTAGCTTTACTACGGTAGCCACGCAAGCCATTGGCGGTTCTACCTTTTCTAACAATACGGTAAACTACGAATTTGGTTTTGCCCTGGACAATATTGGCCAGGCTGTTTGGATACGGGTTGTTGCCTTAACAGCCAGTACGGGTAGTGGTAGCCGACCTACTACAGGTCTCGATGATTTTTCACTATCCTACTCTCCACTAAATAATGATCCAAGAATCGCCGTTTCAGCCGTATCTCTACCAGGTATGACCTATACAGCCGGTGAAACCCCTACTTCCAGCACTACCTTTACGGTTGCAGGTAAAAATCTTTCACCCGCAACTCCCGTAGTTGTTTCCCCTTCTGCAAACTTTGAAGTTTCGACAAGTAGTAGTTCAGGATTTACAGCAAGTCCGCTTTCATTAACGCCAGCAGGTGATGGCTCCGTAAATCAACCTATCTACACCCGTTTAGCCGCTGGTCTTGCTGCCGGCCCTTATTCGGGTACGATTACCGTAAACACTACAGAAGTAGCCAGTTCAAAGTCAGTTGCAGTTAGTGGAACAGTTTACCCTGCCGGAGCTACTGGTCCTTGTGGTATTTCTAATCCAATCAGTACAATTCGTGCTGCTACGGATGGAGTAGTCTTTAAAGCGACAGGTCGGGTTACCTCTATCCTGACGACAAACATTTATATTCAGGATGCAACAGGTGGTATTTTGTTATATACCGGAACAGGTACAACGATCGAGATTCCAGAGCTGAGTGTTGGCGACGAAATACAGGTAGCAGGCGAATTAGCTACCTATCAAACAGACAAAGAGTTGAAAAACTTCACAGGCTGTTTCGTTAAAACTTCTGCGGCTAATGAAATACCTACATCAACAACTGTATCAACTGCTACCCTTTGCAACCACAAAGGAGAGCTGGTCACGTTACCAAGTGTGAGCATTGTAACACCTGCCGGTACTACTCTTTCTGGAAATACTACGTACACTCTAAGCGATGGCACACAATTGCGCATCCAGAATGGAACAGATTTAGTAGGTGCAACCCGCCCATCTGGCGCTGTAGATATTACGGGTGTCGTGAGCCAGTTCAATAACGTCTGTCAGATACTGCCCCGTTCAACCGCCGATGTGCCTGGTGCAACAGCAAATACAGCCTCCTGCCCAGAGGTAGGAACAGGCGGTACAGCAGTCTCCCTGGATAACACCTTAGATATTGTCTGGTGGAACGTAGAATGGCTTGGCAATACAGGCTTCGGCCCTACCAACGAAGTTCAGCAGCAGGCTAATGTTCAACAACAACTGCAGGCAATGAACCAGGATATTTATTGCCTTGAAGAAATTACAGACCTATCCAAATTGGATGCCATTGTTGCAACGTTAAATACGAATACAGGAAAATCGTATACCTACACATGCGGTGCAAATCCATCCCGTACACCAGCTATTTATTATTCACACTGGTTCGATATTCCAGAAGTACCTAGCGACCCTACCACTTATGCCCAGAAAGTATGCTTTGTATATAACACAGCTATCGTGACTAACGTATCGGCGAGCCAGATTCTGGATTTCCCTGCTTCGTTAAGCGCCAGCGCCTGGGCGTCGAATCGGTTTCCTTTATTGATGAGCTGCGATGTTACGATCAACGGGATTAAGAAACCCCTAAAACTTGTGGGTCTCCATGCCAAGTCGGGATCAGATGCCTCGTCATACAGCCGTCGTATAGCCGACTTCAACTCGCTCAAAAGCTACCTTGATACTACATACCCAACCGATAACGTGTTGATTATGGGCGACTATAATGACGATGTAGATCAGTCAATTTATATAGATGCAACAACCAGCACTACCAATATTACCTCCTTTAGTGCGTTGTCAACGTCTCCCGATTATACTGTGATTACCAGGCAGCTCAGTAACTGTAATATTTCCAGCACAGCTTCTTACCCAGACATTATAGACCACCTAACGATCTCGAATGAAATTAGCACGAATGGAGCCTTCCCGGCTAGTGGAATACAGTATGTACAGAATTCGGTGAAGGCAATTCGGCCAATTACAGGTGGTACTACTACATCTGACCACTTCCCGGTAACGGCCAGGTTCCTGTTTGCGGCTACGGACTTAACGCCTACGATTGATCTACCTCAAGCTAGCTTTAGCGAGAATGCCACAAACAACTTTGTAGCGACTATAGCCGAAGTTGGTGGCGTGTTTTCTTCTACGGGAAACACAACAATTACGATCTCAGTACCCGCAGGCTACACAATTGGTTATGATAATACGCTCACCAGTATCAATGTCACCGATGGAACAGCTAATCCTGTTGCGGTAGATAATACCAAATGGAGTGTTACCAATAATGCATCTGACATTCAGCTAACGCTAGCCATTGCGGCCGGACAATCTATTGCGGCCAATGGAAAATCTGTACTAGGCTTTAGCGTGACTCGTACCAGTGCTAATACAGGCAGTGCATCAAACATTGTACTTAATATATCGGATGATGCCTCGCAAACGTATGATGGCAACCTATTAAATAATGTTTACTCCCGAATTATTAGCGGTTTATAA
- a CDS encoding RNA polymerase sigma factor: MEHYSDEELVRHYVETQRNVYFERLYERYCDKVYRKCLSFTKDPVRAEDLTHDIFLKLVVKLSGFREQSKFSTWLYSITYNYCTDQLRSHNLRREVYMDDGWERLDVGADDELAELAEMEAQQLERALHQLPPDEQSMLLMKYQDDISIRDIANINGLTESAVKMRLKRSRDKLRKHYLEGAIFWLLLAIKMVLSIRWPFR; the protein is encoded by the coding sequence ATGGAGCACTATTCAGACGAAGAGTTGGTCCGGCACTATGTCGAAACGCAACGGAACGTCTATTTTGAACGATTATATGAACGCTACTGTGATAAAGTTTACAGGAAATGTTTGTCATTTACCAAAGATCCAGTTAGGGCAGAAGACCTAACGCACGACATCTTCCTGAAACTGGTTGTTAAGCTTAGCGGATTTAGAGAACAGTCTAAATTTTCAACCTGGTTATATTCAATCACATACAATTACTGCACCGATCAGCTCCGGTCGCATAACCTGCGCCGGGAGGTCTACATGGACGATGGTTGGGAGCGATTAGATGTGGGCGCTGACGATGAATTAGCCGAATTGGCTGAGATGGAAGCGCAACAACTTGAGCGCGCGCTACACCAGCTTCCCCCCGATGAACAATCGATGCTCCTGATGAAGTATCAGGATGATATTAGTATTCGAGATATTGCCAATATAAACGGATTAACTGAGAGCGCAGTAAAAATGCGCCTTAAACGGTCACGTGATAAGCTACGCAAACACTATCTCGAAGGTGCTATATTCTGGCTATTACTGGCTATTAAAATGGTATTATCTATTCGATGGCCTTTTCGTTAA
- the rpsI gene encoding 30S ribosomal protein S9 has product MDRINTIGRRKTAISRIYMSAGSGAISVNGKDYKQYFPTEVLQIILNQPFATVNGVGGYDVKVNVRGGGVAGQAEATRMAIARALVELNAEFRPALKKEGFLTRDSRMVERKKPGRKKARRRFQFSKR; this is encoded by the coding sequence ATGGATCGTATTAATACCATTGGCCGCCGTAAAACTGCCATCTCCCGCATCTATATGTCGGCGGGCAGCGGAGCCATCTCGGTAAACGGGAAAGATTACAAACAATATTTCCCTACCGAAGTCCTGCAAATCATTCTGAACCAGCCGTTTGCAACTGTTAACGGTGTTGGTGGCTACGACGTAAAAGTGAACGTTCGTGGTGGTGGTGTGGCTGGCCAGGCCGAAGCTACCCGTATGGCTATTGCCCGTGCGCTGGTTGAACTAAACGCTGAGTTCCGTCCTGCCCTGAAAAAAGAAGGGTTCCTGACACGGGATTCGCGTATGGTTGAACGGAAGAAGCCAGGTCGTAAGAAAGCCCGTCGCCGGTTCCAGTTCTCGAAACGTTAA
- the tsf gene encoding translation elongation factor Ts — MAITAADVNKLRQETGAGMMDCKKALTEADGDFEKAKEILRKQGQKIADKRADNATAEGIVLAHVSPDGKTGKVIALACETEPVSKVADFQNLAMAIMSNAVSTDAADKTALLAIPQADGRSLQDHITDLMGKIGEKVDVASYETVSADKVVSYIHSNGKLGVLVGLTNTNGNDVTEVGKDIAMQIAAMKPVALDKDGVDATIVEREIEIGKEQARQEGKPEAMLERIAMGKLNKFYKENTLLNQEFVKDNSVTIAQLLEKTSKGLTVSVFKRVAIG; from the coding sequence ATGGCAATTACTGCTGCTGATGTAAATAAGCTTCGGCAAGAGACCGGAGCCGGTATGATGGACTGCAAAAAAGCCCTTACCGAAGCCGATGGCGATTTTGAAAAAGCAAAAGAAATCCTCCGCAAACAGGGACAGAAAATAGCTGATAAACGGGCTGATAACGCAACCGCTGAAGGTATTGTGTTAGCACACGTTAGCCCAGATGGCAAAACAGGTAAAGTAATAGCGTTAGCCTGCGAAACAGAACCTGTGTCAAAAGTAGCCGATTTCCAGAATCTGGCAATGGCTATTATGAGTAATGCCGTTTCAACCGATGCTGCCGACAAAACAGCATTGTTAGCTATTCCTCAGGCAGATGGTCGCTCACTACAAGATCATATTACTGATCTGATGGGGAAAATCGGGGAAAAAGTCGACGTGGCATCCTACGAAACCGTATCGGCTGATAAAGTTGTTTCTTATATTCACTCGAATGGTAAACTTGGCGTATTAGTTGGTCTTACCAACACTAATGGTAACGATGTTACTGAAGTTGGTAAAGACATTGCCATGCAGATTGCCGCGATGAAACCTGTTGCGTTAGACAAAGATGGCGTTGACGCTACTATTGTAGAACGTGAAATTGAAATTGGTAAAGAGCAAGCCCGTCAGGAAGGCAAACCTGAAGCCATGCTCGAACGAATTGCAATGGGTAAACTTAACAAGTTCTATAAAGAAAACACATTGCTCAATCAGGAGTTCGTAAAAGACAATTCGGTAACAATTGCGCAATTACTAGAAAAAACCAGCAAAGGACTAACAGTATCGGTCTTCAAGCGGGTAGCAATCGGCTAG
- the rpsB gene encoding 30S ribosomal protein S2 gives MAQIEYKDLLDAGVHFGHLTRKWDPRMAPYIFMEKNGIHIIDLNKTVAALEEACNSIKGIVRSGRKVMFVATKKQAQEIVSEEARRLKMPYVTDRWQGGMLTNFATIRKSLKKMQTLDKMLKDEETVKSIAKRERLTRTRDKEKLERVLGGIADLTRLPAALFVVDVKREHIAVAEAHRLGIPVFAMCDTNSNPEDVDFAIPANDDAYKSIALITLAIGKAIEEGLMERKQDKDDQRVQEEEEAKRTEDLAQARAEGATQPEAEAAPAAVAEDEQEA, from the coding sequence ATGGCACAAATCGAATATAAAGACCTCTTAGACGCTGGTGTGCATTTTGGCCACTTAACGCGCAAGTGGGATCCCCGGATGGCTCCGTACATCTTCATGGAGAAGAACGGCATCCATATTATTGATCTTAATAAAACAGTAGCTGCGCTCGAAGAAGCCTGCAATTCCATAAAAGGTATTGTACGTTCGGGCCGGAAAGTGATGTTTGTGGCTACGAAAAAACAGGCTCAGGAGATTGTTTCGGAAGAAGCACGTCGACTGAAAATGCCTTACGTTACAGATCGCTGGCAGGGCGGTATGTTAACGAACTTCGCCACAATCCGTAAGTCGCTGAAGAAAATGCAAACGCTGGATAAAATGCTGAAAGACGAGGAGACCGTCAAGAGTATTGCCAAGCGTGAGCGTTTGACCCGCACCCGCGATAAAGAGAAACTGGAACGTGTATTGGGCGGTATTGCCGATCTTACCCGGTTGCCAGCGGCTCTGTTTGTGGTTGACGTAAAGCGCGAACACATTGCTGTTGCCGAAGCACACCGTCTGGGGATTCCCGTATTTGCCATGTGTGATACGAACTCAAACCCAGAAGACGTGGACTTCGCAATCCCGGCTAACGATGACGCTTATAAGTCGATTGCGCTGATTACGCTTGCCATTGGTAAAGCCATTGAAGAAGGCCTGATGGAGCGTAAGCAGGATAAAGACGATCAGCGTGTTCAGGAAGAGGAAGAAGCTAAACGCACTGAAGACCTTGCTCAGGCTCGTGCTGAAGGCGCTACACAGCCCGAAGCAGAAGCTGCACCAGCCGCTGTTGCTGAAGATGAGCAGGAAGCATAA
- a CDS encoding mechanosensitive ion channel, whose translation MKELPELTEVLRNTFQTLIDQFVEFVPRLLGAMVIMLIGIGFARLVALIVLRVLGRVGFDKIGNRLNEISIIKQLKTEIKLSEIIAKVLYYFILLVFIKAATEKLGVAAITEMVASLINFIPKLIAAAIMLQVGVLLADTLRGAVVSVCQSFNIASGRLLSMIVFVFFLIITIISALGQAGINTELLESSFNLIIGGVIFAFAIGYGIASRDLMANILSSFYTKNKYKEGQTIQVDDAKGEIIKVDNISLTLRTGATTTVVPLQTLQMKKVEVFDTPPTAAV comes from the coding sequence ATGAAAGAGCTTCCAGAATTGACTGAAGTTTTACGGAATACATTTCAAACCCTAATTGACCAATTTGTTGAGTTTGTTCCTCGCCTATTAGGGGCAATGGTCATTATGTTAATCGGGATTGGCTTTGCCCGGCTCGTCGCCCTGATTGTTCTGCGCGTGCTTGGTAGAGTAGGGTTTGACAAAATTGGTAATCGCCTGAATGAAATTAGTATTATCAAACAACTGAAGACAGAAATTAAACTAAGCGAAATTATTGCAAAAGTCCTTTACTACTTTATCCTGCTGGTTTTCATTAAGGCTGCCACTGAAAAATTAGGGGTGGCTGCTATCACCGAGATGGTGGCCTCGTTGATCAACTTTATTCCCAAACTGATTGCAGCCGCTATTATGTTACAAGTTGGTGTTTTGCTGGCCGATACCTTACGAGGAGCAGTAGTAAGTGTGTGTCAGTCATTTAATATAGCTTCGGGCAGACTACTCAGCATGATTGTATTTGTTTTCTTTCTGATCATTACCATTATCAGTGCACTGGGGCAAGCTGGTATCAACACAGAACTCCTTGAATCAAGCTTTAACCTCATTATAGGTGGTGTCATTTTCGCATTTGCCATTGGTTATGGAATTGCCTCCCGCGATTTAATGGCCAATATTCTATCCTCATTTTACACGAAAAATAAGTATAAAGAAGGCCAGACTATTCAAGTTGATGACGCAAAAGGTGAAATAATAAAAGTAGATAATATTTCACTTACACTCCGCACCGGCGCAACGACAACAGTAGTGCCACTTCAAACTTTACAAATGAAAAAAGTGGAAGTATTTGATACTCCTCCAACGGCTGCCGTATAA
- the rplM gene encoding 50S ribosomal protein L13, protein MNTLSYKTISANKETVQKDWIVVDAQGEVLGRLASNIARLIRGKHKTNFTPHVDCGDNVIVINADKVRLTGAKMTDKIYVRHTGYPGGQRFATPRLLLEKHPERIIEHAVKGMLPKNRLGRRLYTNLYVYAGGQHPHEAQQPTAVKF, encoded by the coding sequence GTGAATACGCTCAGTTACAAAACCATCTCTGCCAACAAAGAAACGGTGCAGAAGGATTGGATTGTGGTTGACGCTCAGGGCGAAGTGCTCGGTCGGCTGGCCAGCAATATCGCACGCCTGATTCGCGGCAAACACAAAACCAACTTCACTCCACACGTTGACTGCGGAGATAACGTGATTGTCATCAACGCCGATAAGGTGCGCCTGACAGGTGCTAAGATGACCGACAAAATTTACGTTCGCCACACGGGCTATCCCGGCGGTCAACGGTTCGCAACGCCCCGGTTGTTGCTCGAAAAACATCCCGAGCGCATCATCGAGCATGCTGTAAAAGGTATGTTACCGAAAAATCGGCTTGGTCGTCGGTTGTACACCAACCTGTACGTTTACGCTGGTGGTCAACACCCGCACGAGGCTCAGCAACCAACAGCAGTTAAATTCTAA
- a CDS encoding DUF3078 domain-containing protein: MSWSFLSQALAQDSPKVVPSDSVRVTKNFKDTISVKPDTSYWQRSFSGGVNFNQASFSNWSGGGVNSLAIGGVIAARALYEKGKTSWDNTADLQLGYLTQLGNTRKAADQIILISVIGHQIAPKWDLFVSGTFNTFFAPGYRYDKLPADQTRLRVSNFFAPAQLTLSMGIAYKPNDWFSLRMSPIAPRFTFLADQSVRVREQADGTFVPDATQKAFGVDPGKSSRMEWLAFQLQAALNRNLTENISINARYQLFTQYAQLDNINHRLDLIMTAKASRYLSTTFGLILLYNKDFSSSLQIQQTLAIGLSYNISSFKKKKDPIKATDPLPGRF; this comes from the coding sequence ATGAGTTGGTCTTTCTTAAGCCAGGCACTGGCTCAGGACTCACCTAAAGTTGTTCCTTCCGATTCAGTACGAGTTACCAAAAATTTTAAAGACACAATTTCAGTAAAGCCAGATACCTCCTATTGGCAACGATCCTTCAGTGGTGGGGTCAACTTCAATCAGGCCTCGTTCAGTAATTGGTCAGGGGGAGGGGTTAATTCGCTTGCAATTGGTGGTGTAATAGCGGCCCGTGCCCTCTACGAAAAAGGAAAAACTTCCTGGGATAACACCGCTGATTTGCAACTAGGCTATCTTACCCAGTTAGGTAATACCCGAAAAGCTGCGGATCAGATTATTTTGATCTCTGTGATAGGGCACCAGATTGCACCCAAATGGGATTTGTTTGTCTCGGGTACGTTCAATACATTTTTTGCGCCTGGTTATCGCTACGATAAACTTCCAGCAGATCAAACCCGTTTGCGTGTATCTAACTTTTTTGCCCCTGCTCAACTTACACTATCTATGGGGATTGCCTATAAGCCCAATGACTGGTTTTCGCTTCGAATGAGCCCAATAGCCCCTCGTTTTACCTTCTTAGCCGATCAAAGTGTTCGAGTGCGGGAACAGGCAGATGGTACATTTGTACCCGATGCTACACAAAAAGCCTTTGGTGTTGACCCCGGAAAAAGCAGTCGTATGGAATGGCTGGCGTTTCAGTTGCAGGCTGCCTTAAATCGTAATCTAACGGAGAACATATCGATTAATGCCCGTTATCAGCTGTTCACCCAGTATGCTCAATTAGATAATATTAACCACCGGCTTGATCTTATTATGACAGCCAAAGCAAGCCGTTATCTGAGTACCACTTTCGGTCTAATTTTGCTATACAATAAAGATTTTAGCTCTTCGCTACAGATTCAGCAAACACTGGCTATCGGATTATCCTATAACATCAGTTCATTTAAAAAGAAGAAAGACCCAATAAAGGCCACCGACCCACTTCCTGGTAGGTTTTGA